One Brassica napus cultivar Da-Ae chromosome C2, Da-Ae, whole genome shotgun sequence DNA window includes the following coding sequences:
- the LOC111203142 gene encoding uncharacterized protein LOC111203142, giving the protein MATEEEADEYNISEVDWGEEPGYSWEDQNYGDGSEENDQCRESWTEDGHEEELCRRELDSKPPDHYTSHTINKSYSKPWIKFTDKFYDNIPRVLTKTLVSFSGKENYSRWEEGMENYFWEYRVPEHKKLSIALDALVGEAYQWWLQEEKCRIHFKEPTPDWEYVKGLMYEHFEMRRLPPRACPKPLVKLKPKKLHEHEWEEDTEKYFKCNSIPKREYLSYGLGQLTEKAQRYWNREEKYREQFQEPPIRTWEQFKGVMRDRFAPHRPTQHAQKVSTKRVVQPQFLQPTNRRQSSKPMHTPQVKRTQAGSYSVSSNSMTVLTHLSSVQKVENISGTNMEIKEQEPDLAVQSKSTT; this is encoded by the exons ATGGCgactgaagaagaagctgatgaGTACAATATTTCTGAAGTTGATTGGGGTGAAGAACCGGGATACTCATGGGAAGATCAAAACTATGGAGATGGCTCTGAAGAAAACGACCAGTGTAGAGAGTCATGGACTGAAGATGGACATGAGGAAGAACTATGTCGTAGGGAGCTTGATTCCAAACCACCAGACCACTACACGAGCCATACCATCAACAAGAGCTATTCTAAACCTTGGATAAAATTTACAGATAAATTTTATGACAATATCCCAAGAGTTTTAACTAAAACACTTGTGTCTTTTTCAGGAAAAGAGAACTATTCCAGATGGGAAGAAGGCATGGAAAATTACTTTTGGGAGTACAGAGTTCCTGAACACAAGAAGCTGTCCATAGCATTAGACGCCCTTGTTGGAGAAGCTTACCAATGGTGGCTTCAAGAGGAGAAATGCCGAATCCACTTCAAGGAACCAACTCCAGATTGGGAATATGTCAAAGGGCTGATGTATGAGCACTTCGAGATGAGGAGATTGCCCCCAAGGGCCTGTCCAAAACCTTTGGTTAAACTGAAACCGAAAAAGCTACATGAGCATGAG TGGGAAGAGGACACGGAAAAGTACTTCAAGTGCAACTCCATTCCAAAGAGGGAATACTTGTCCTATGGTCTAGGACAGCTCACCGAAAAGGCTCAAAGGTATTGGAACAGAGAAGAGAAGTATAGGGAACAATTCCAAGAGCCTCCTATACGCACTTGGGAGCAATTCAAGGGGGTCATGAGGGATAGATTTGCACCTCACAGACCTACACAACACGCTCAGAAGGTGTCTACAAAGAGAGTAGTACAACCCCAATTCTTGCAGCCAACAAACCGGAGGCAAAGCTCAAAACCAATGCATACACCTCAAGTCAAGCGAACACAAG CTGGATCTTATTCTGTTTCTAGTAATTCCATGACTGTCTTAACACACTTGTCTAGTGTCCAAAAGGTTGAAAATATTTCAGGTACTAACATGGAAATCAAGGAACAAGAACCCGACCTTGCTGTGCAGAGCAAGTCCAcgacttga